The DNA segment AATGAGATGTTGAAAACGTTGAATTAGTTGGTTGAAGAGAGGCAATGGTTTACCTAGTTAGCCTCAGTCTTAGCCTGAAATAGGTACTTTTACCCTGATTACACTCAATGATTGGACCGGGAAGAGTCTACGGAGAAGGTCTAGAGAGGCTCAGTGACCCAGTTGATCTCAGTGAAAGGAAAGCGTTGACCTGTTTGTCCTCAACTAAGAGTGTCGAATGACCCTATTAACCTCAGTCCGGACAATCATACAGACTATTCTGCAGATGGCGGGACCGTCTCAGATTCAGGAGAGGCACTCACTTCAGCTTCCGAGGGGTTACTTGGTTCAACCGGTTGAATAATAGTGCTGGCCCATAATGATCCAGGAGGCGCCGAAGTACCATATCCAGCGGGGCATGTATCGAAGCCTGAATCGTCGGCCCTCAGGATGGGCTCTTTAAGCGAATCATCTTGTGCCCAACAGAAGTGTCCTGATCGCCAAGCAAATATAGATTGCGGTGAGACCTTTATTTGAGACATCTTCTTACCGTGAATATTAATGATGAGATGTCCTCTAGCCGATATCTGGGCGGTCAGTTGAGGTAGCGCTATTGGAGACCCAAACCATGTATTGGGAATTAAGGCAGCTACGGAGATAATGAGCCGCGTTCGGTCGGCGTCCCTTGCAACGATGGCTTTACACGTCTCGGGCCAATTGGCCGCAGCACGCTCGGCATCTAGCGGATTGAGGGATAGGAGAAGAACACGGTAGTCGTCCAAGTTATCTGCCGGAACACCCAGCAGAGTACTAAGCGCTTTGGCTTTCGTGCCTTGGCCGAATGCACTTCTAAGTGGGAGCATGCCCTGAATGGTTGCGTCTACGGAGGCGGCTAATGCTTGTTCCTGACAATCTGAGAGGAAGGCGGCTCGCTGGAACCCAAAGCCGTCGCTAGCACTCATCAGTCCTAGGTTCCCAAGTTGTGCCTGGCCACTTGAGCTCGTGTAGTAGTGAATGTCTTGGAAACTAAAAACTCGCGGACTGCTGCAGCTGGTCATGAAGAGCAGCAGGAGCAGGCCCGTGGCGGTAATTCTTAAGTTAAAGCGGTAATTTTGCATGACCATTTCATTCGTTTCTAGCTAAACGTTCTATTACGTGAAGGGCATCGACGGATCTCGAGCTGACTTAAGTCCCATGGATCTTTATACATTTATCAGAAATACTATTTCGGAAATAGTTTGCCTCATTTTAGTTGATATTATTCAAATCAAAATGAAAGCAGTATTTGAAGAAACTAGCTGATATCGCTTATACTTTATATATTGAGACAGCAGTAGATAGAGGTGCTTTGATGTCCAGTGGGCATGATACGAACGAACATACAAAAAGAACGGTGCATGGTCAGTCGGCGGTTATGGGCCGTGCGCGGATTACCTACGGTACGCCTGCTCTTGAGCAGCTTAGCGGAGTAGGGGCACCAAGAATGATTCGTTTATTAGAGGACCGTTACGTCTTGGGCCGCTCGTCTCAATCTGACCTCGTGTTTGAGTGTGAACAAATGTCGAGACAACACCTCGAAGTTGTACGGATCGAACAAGGTTATTCCTTCAGAGATCTAGAAAGTACCAATGGTGTGTTCTTAAATGGGGTTCGCGTTCACAGTGTGAACTTATTTGATGGTGATCAGTTACAGATTGGTAACTTAGTTTTGGTATACCATGAGGCAGTGGCATGAGCTTTTATGCAAAATTTTGGGGCGTAAGAGGCTCGATTCCTACTCCCGGCCACAGAACACGAGTTTATGGTGGTAACACTTCATGTGTTGAATTCAGAATTAACGACCAATTATTTATATGTGATGCAGGAACAGGTTTACGGGAACTTAGCGAATCACTGCGCTGGCGTGATAATGTCCCATCCGAGTTTAATATGTTTTTCAGTCACTCTCACTGGGACCACATTCAAGGCTTTCCATTCTTTGAGGCAGCTTATTCTGCAGGAAAGACTATCAATGTTTACGGAGTGCAGTCGTTTGAGCATAAAACTCACTCATTGCTCTCGGGGCAGATGAGTAGCGACTATTTCCCCGTCGACTTTTCAGAACTCAGTGCTGATATTGTTTCGAAGACGTTGGACCCTAAAGGGACAATGGTTCAAGGGGTCAATATTTCTGTATTGAAGCAGCCACATCCCGGCGGAAGTAACGCCTATAAGTTTGTGAGTGATGGCTTGGTGGCTGTCTACGCTACAGATTGTGAAATCGACCTTTTCTTAAATCAAGGTAAGTTTGGTCCAGAGGAAAGAGCGAAAGAGAACCCTTCGGCTTTAAGGATATTGCCTGAAGATTATGTGGCCTTCTTTCAGGATGCTGACCTTGTGATTCACGATGCCCAATATACCGATCAAGAATATGTTGAAAAAGTAGGGTGGGGTCATCCTCGGTTTTCAACTGCGGTGGATTTAGCTGTTCAAGCTGGGGTCAAGACATTAGCCTTGTTTCATCATGATCCTGGTCATTCGGATACAGAGATCGATGGTATTGTTGAGCAGGCAAGAGCCCGGGCAAAGATGCACGGGGCCAATATCGAAATTCTCGCTGCACGTGAGAGTCTCGAATTGAGACTTGTTGATGAAGAGTATAAGCCGCCTAATGATTAATTCTAAAAGAATTTAAGCTCGCCGGTATTAACACTTCTGGACCGGACATTACGTTTCAGTGCCAGCGCATCAAAAGAATCCAGATAAAGCTCCACAAAGAGCTGACCCTTGTCACTGGATAAATCCTGAACGAGCGAGATACGTCCGGACCCAAAAGCCAAACTCATCGGATATCCTCGCGTGGCAATAGGCCACGTGTTTTGGATACGTGTACCATTTTGCTCAAGAAACCCTTTTAAGCGACCCACGATAGCATTGCACATATCACCGGCAACATCTTGTTCTTGGGTTGTAGCGGTAGAAGGCGCACTGGGTAACATATGTTCGCAGCATGCCCTCATCACCTCAGGCGACCCACTTACAACTACAGAGCCAGCGGTCTCGTGCCCATAGAAAGAAATCATTCCACTGATTTCGGACAGAGGCTCGAAGCTCGAACGAAGGTAAGATGGGCGCTCTTCGAAGTTTAGGTGGAAGGACTGCTTGATTGACAAGCGAGTACTGAACTCCATTGCGTAGGCGATAATGCGCGGAAAATAGCGTTTCTTAATGGCATCATTAATCGTCTTAACCTGCTCTTCGGAAGTTCCTTCAAGTTCCAGGTTTTTATCAGGGAGGTCTGGACGATAGTGCTTCATCAAGTTGGAGCTGGAACGAAGCCAGCAAATAGGAACCTCAGGTTGAGAGCCGCGGATCTCGGAAAGAATTTGGTCGCTTTCTGCTTCGTCTAAAACATTGCCATCAATGATAACGGCAGCCAGCGGCTCGGTATGTTTTAGGTATGCAGGAAGCCAACTGACATCCGAGGTGGCTATCATATGAAAATTGAGCGTTTTGATATGATCATGTAAGTGAGCGAGCCTGCCCATTCCAGAACCCAGCCCGGAGTCAATACAAAGAACCTCTCGCTTAGTGGTCAATTTACGGACACCCCATTTCGCCACTTAAGGGTATAGGTATGCCCAGTGCGTCACAATGTAAGCGAAAAACCAAATAGGTCAGCGGCGGACTTTACCGTGGGGTGTACCTTCACCGAAACCTGAAGCAGTTTGGACTCCGATGACAGCTGTTTGATGAAAATCATCAATGTTATCAACACCGATGTAAGTAAATGCAGACTGAACTCCGGTAATGAAGTTCACCAAGATCGCTCCGACATTTTCCAAACCAGGTCTTAAATAAATACGAGAAGTTGAGATACCCTCTTGGAAAAAGCTCTTCTTTGCTTGGTCAAAGGGGTCAATGCCGGTGG comes from the Deltaproteobacteria bacterium genome and includes:
- a CDS encoding FHA domain-containing protein, which translates into the protein MSSGHDTNEHTKRTVHGQSAVMGRARITYGTPALEQLSGVGAPRMIRLLEDRYVLGRSSQSDLVFECEQMSRQHLEVVRIEQGYSFRDLESTNGVFLNGVRVHSVNLFDGDQLQIGNLVLVYHEAVA
- a CDS encoding MBL fold metallo-hydrolase, whose amino-acid sequence is MSFYAKFWGVRGSIPTPGHRTRVYGGNTSCVEFRINDQLFICDAGTGLRELSESLRWRDNVPSEFNMFFSHSHWDHIQGFPFFEAAYSAGKTINVYGVQSFEHKTHSLLSGQMSSDYFPVDFSELSADIVSKTLDPKGTMVQGVNISVLKQPHPGGSNAYKFVSDGLVAVYATDCEIDLFLNQGKFGPEERAKENPSALRILPEDYVAFFQDADLVIHDAQYTDQEYVEKVGWGHPRFSTAVDLAVQAGVKTLALFHHDPGHSDTEIDGIVEQARARAKMHGANIEILAARESLELRLVDEEYKPPND